The proteins below come from a single Fastidiosipila sanguinis genomic window:
- a CDS encoding phosphatidylinositol-specific phospholipase C — protein sequence MMIEKKSIINRNFKVKKITLLLVAIFISSLLISGTNIAAVGNLAQDYSERERSAQENDEQESAYWHNSSLNLDNRDWMSRISDDKLISELSIPGTHDTMAYNPDLKFLNITRTQTISLENQLNIGIRYLDIRLTNQSDRFDINHGAIYLGYNFTDVLETVEEFLNANPSETIVMRLKQEHSNSSLAEMKNLFDKYFEEYRELFWTKDSSNSPINPSLAELRGKILVVSEVDSIDFSLRFKDIILQDYFALGTVYNITDKWDKVRNHLELSNQDYSNNIYMNHLSATGGAMPYTVASGQIIPDNNTEKLWTGIIRPTKENVEYPYFSKREFLPGLNAFYYRGINELFVDYIQNNYIENKTGIVIADFPGAALINSIIEVNFS from the coding sequence ATGATGATTGAGAAAAAAAGTATAATAAATAGAAACTTTAAAGTTAAGAAGATTACACTACTTCTAGTTGCTATATTTATCAGCTCATTATTGATCTCTGGAACTAATATAGCAGCCGTAGGGAATTTAGCTCAGGACTACTCAGAACGAGAGAGGTCAGCCCAGGAAAATGATGAGCAAGAGAGCGCTTATTGGCATAATAGTAGTCTGAATTTAGATAATAGAGATTGGATGTCTAGAATCTCAGACGATAAACTAATCAGTGAGTTATCTATTCCAGGAACTCACGATACTATGGCTTATAATCCAGATTTGAAATTCCTAAATATTACAAGAACTCAAACTATTAGTTTAGAAAATCAATTAAATATTGGTATCAGATACTTGGACATTCGCTTGACGAATCAGAGTGATAGATTTGACATTAATCATGGAGCTATTTATCTAGGATATAACTTCACAGACGTTCTTGAAACTGTAGAAGAATTTTTGAACGCTAACCCAAGTGAGACGATTGTAATGCGACTTAAGCAAGAACATAGTAATTCTAGTCTTGCCGAAATGAAGAATTTATTCGATAAGTACTTTGAAGAATATAGAGAGCTATTCTGGACAAAAGATTCTAGTAACTCCCCAATCAATCCTAGTTTAGCTGAACTTAGAGGTAAGATCTTAGTAGTCTCAGAAGTAGATAGTATAGATTTTTCCCTAAGGTTTAAGGATATTATTTTGCAAGATTACTTTGCCCTAGGAACTGTATATAATATCACTGATAAATGGGATAAAGTTAGAAATCACCTTGAGCTGAGTAATCAAGATTATAGTAATAATATTTACATGAACCATTTAAGCGCAACCGGTGGAGCTATGCCTTATACGGTGGCTAGTGGACAGATTATTCCAGATAATAATACAGAGAAACTTTGGACGGGTATAATCAGGCCTACCAAGGAAAATGTGGAATATCCTTATTTCTCTAAAAGAGAGTTTTTACCAGGATTAAACGCTTTCTATTACAGAGGTATAAATGAACTATTTGTAGACTATATACAGAATAATTATATTGAAAATAAGACAGGTATAGTGATTGCGGACTTCCCAGGGGCAGCACTGATTAATTCGATTATAGAAGTTAATTTCAGTTAG